The Streptomyces sp. NBC_00236 DNA window GACCACGCTGTTCCTGGTGGCCGGCCTGATCGAGCGGCGGGGCGGCACCACCGAGCTGACCCGGCTCGGCGGCATCGCCAAGGCCGCCCCGCTGCTCGCCGTCCTGTTCTTCGTACCCGCCATGAACCTGGCCGGCATTCCGCCGCTCTCAGGCTTCATCGGCAAGCTCGGACTCATGCGCGCCGGTGTCGCCGACGGCAGTGTCTGGGCCTGGATCCTCGTCATCGGGTCGACGGCGACGAGCCTGCTCACGCTGTACGTGATGGCCAAGGTCTGGAACCTGGCGTTCTGGCGGGCGGCGCCTCCCGGCCAGGCGGCGGACGGCACGGTCCTGGAGTCCGACGACGACAGCGACGACGACACCGACGAGGGCCCCGACCGGATGCCCGGCACCGGGGACGAAGGGGTGCGCCCCCGCCACGAGCCGGCCGGACGCGCGGTCGCGGCCACGCTGCACGGCCATGCCGTCACGACCACGACCAGGCTCCCGCGCCTGATGACCTGGGCCACCGCGGCGACGGTCGCGCTCGGCCTCGCCTTCACCGTGTTCGCCGGGCCGCTGACCTCGTACACGGACCGCTCGGCCGCCGAGCTCATCGCGCGCGTCCCCTATATCGAGGCGGTGCTCGGCCGGTGAAACGCCTGATCACGTTCCCCTACCGGAACAAGAACCTGCCCCCCTTCAGCCTGGAGTTCGGCGGCCGGAGGCCACGCGTGCTCGACCTCCCGCTGATCGCCTGGCTCACCGTCATCTGGGTGTTGCTCTGGTCCAGCCTGAACTGGGCCAACGTGCTGACCGGAGTCGTGGTCGCGGTGGCCGTCTGCCTGGCGTTCCCGCTGCCTCAGGTCGATCTGGGGCTGCGGCTGCACCCCTGGGGCATCCTGCGGCTGGTCACCTATCTGCTCTACGACATGTACACCTCGGGCGTGAGGGTCACCCGGCAGATCTTCGCGGACCGCCCGCACCGGGCCGCCGTCATCGCCGTCCCGCTGCGCTGCCGCTCGGACCTGATGCTCACCGCGACCGCCGTCGCGGTGTCGAACGTGCCGGGCGGATCGATCGTCGAGGTGCGCCGC harbors:
- a CDS encoding Na+/H+ antiporter subunit E, whose amino-acid sequence is MKRLITFPYRNKNLPPFSLEFGGRRPRVLDLPLIAWLTVIWVLLWSSLNWANVLTGVVVAVAVCLAFPLPQVDLGLRLHPWGILRLVTYLLYDMYTSGVRVTRQIFADRPHRAAVIAVPLRCRSDLMLTATAVAVSNVPGGSIVEVRRATATVFVHVLDADRPAELDAARRSVWRMEELTVRAFGTRDEIDRVAGPPPPAPHTGERPGDQEEGA